One Pseudonocardia sp. HH130630-07 genomic window carries:
- a CDS encoding FAD-dependent oxidoreductase: protein MIVGAGIGGLSLALSLHARGVQVTVFERADELREVGAAVALSANGLRLLEELDLLGELEAVGIQPTELVYWGWRDDRRVAGFTAGSRGSRSARTGPTGTGSAPSTWASTAPSSRGCSPRPARLA, encoded by the coding sequence GTGATCGTCGGTGCCGGAATCGGGGGCCTTTCGCTGGCCCTCTCGTTGCACGCCCGCGGCGTGCAGGTCACCGTCTTCGAGCGAGCGGACGAGCTGCGGGAGGTCGGCGCCGCGGTGGCGCTCTCGGCCAACGGGTTGCGGCTGTTGGAGGAGCTGGACCTGCTCGGGGAGCTGGAGGCGGTCGGGATCCAGCCGACCGAGCTGGTGTACTGGGGCTGGCGCGACGACCGCCGGGTCGCGGGGTTCACCGCCGGGTCGCGGGGTTCCCGGTCGGCTCGAACGGGTCCTACCGGGACCGGTTCCGCGCCCTCTACCTGGGCATCCACCGCGCCGAGTTCCCGCGGGTGCTCGCCGAGGCCTGCCCGGCTGGCATGA
- a CDS encoding FAD-dependent oxidoreductase yields MGPDAHLLHYAIGAHAETVNFLAVLEGPAQWEHGDAVHAMLLHHGQGANQSVEDAAVLADLLVAPGILDGDHYEAFARYGRLHRCRARQVQRSSLVTSGLLHLPDGRAADERDAGLAGLDPWLSWIHGVDARAGTRPVPA; encoded by the coding sequence ATGGGCCCGGACGCACACCTGCTGCACTACGCGATCGGCGCGCACGCCGAGACCGTCAACTTCCTCGCAGTCCTCGAGGGGCCCGCCCAGTGGGAGCACGGCGACGCCGTGCACGCGATGCTGCTGCACCACGGTCAGGGCGCGAACCAGTCTGTCGAGGACGCCGCCGTGCTCGCCGACCTGCTGGTCGCTCCTGGTATCCTAGACGGCGACCACTACGAGGCGTTCGCCCGGTACGGACGACTGCACCGCTGCCGCGCCCGGCAAGTGCAGCGCAGCTCGCTGGTCACCTCCGGGTTGCTGCACCTGCCCGACGGGCGGGCCGCCGACGAACGCGACGCTGGACTGGCCGGGCTCGACCCGTGGCTGAGCTGGATTCACGGCGTCGATGCCCGGGCCGGGACCCGTCCGGTACCCGCCTGA
- a CDS encoding LysR substrate-binding domain-containing protein, which yields MDLRQLRYFVAVAETRHFGRAAEGLHMAQSPLSQAIRQLESQVGATLFDRTTRRVELTAAGASLLEDARRILANVDDARRRVEQVAAGTEGVLTVGATDLAAYRLLPRMARVLARHMPGVTLRFVPGLLTAAQEDALDKRRIDLAVLRPPVVRPEVSTRTVAQERLIAALPAGHRLAGHGAVALSDLRSEDFVAYGAPGSVVDSVATQGCLDAGFLPRRRAEARDTPVLLTYVAAGAGVALLPESVRALGTESVVYADLDRELRVDLALAWRSHDGSPALARMLDVLAAHSRELESGPSASRPAVVSGAPL from the coding sequence ATGGATCTGCGGCAGCTCCGCTACTTCGTCGCGGTCGCCGAGACACGTCACTTCGGCCGCGCTGCCGAGGGGCTGCACATGGCGCAGTCGCCGCTGTCCCAGGCCATCCGCCAGCTGGAGAGCCAGGTCGGCGCGACCCTGTTCGACCGCACCACCCGTCGCGTCGAGCTGACCGCGGCGGGGGCCTCATTGCTGGAGGACGCCCGCCGGATCCTGGCGAACGTCGACGACGCCCGGCGCCGCGTCGAGCAGGTCGCCGCCGGAACCGAAGGGGTACTCACGGTCGGCGCAACCGACCTCGCCGCCTACCGGCTGCTGCCGCGGATGGCCCGCGTGCTCGCCCGCCACATGCCGGGGGTGACGCTGCGCTTCGTCCCCGGGCTGCTGACCGCCGCCCAAGAGGACGCGCTCGACAAGCGACGCATCGACCTCGCGGTTCTCCGGCCCCCGGTCGTCCGCCCGGAGGTGTCGACCCGCACCGTCGCGCAGGAACGGCTGATCGCGGCGCTGCCCGCCGGGCACCGGCTGGCCGGGCACGGCGCCGTCGCCCTGTCCGACCTGCGGTCCGAGGACTTCGTCGCCTACGGTGCACCGGGTTCAGTCGTCGACTCGGTCGCCACCCAAGGCTGTCTGGACGCCGGGTTCCTGCCCCGGCGCCGGGCCGAGGCCCGGGACACGCCGGTCCTGCTCACTTACGTCGCCGCCGGCGCCGGGGTCGCGCTGCTGCCGGAGTCGGTCCGCGCACTCGGCACCGAGAGTGTCGTCTACGCCGACCTCGACCGGGAGCTGCGAGTCGACCTCGCCCTGGCCTGGCGCAGCCACGACGGCTCCCCCGCGCTGGCCCGGATGCTCGACGTCCTGGCCGCGCACAGCCGGGAACTCGAATCCGGCCCGTCTGCCTCCCGTCCCGCCGTCGTATCCGGAGCGCCGCTGTGA